The genomic segment TTCACTTTGGCATTTCCGAATGCAAGATCAGGAGTTCAGTCTCTCGGCCGGAGATCCAGGTTCTCTGCCATTTCCAGGCACTGCAGGTTGGCTTCGGTGTTGTTAATAGAGCTGAGCGATGCTCCATGTCTTCACCGGTGCATGCATTTCTCGTCCGCGTCGGTGACGCATTGTATTCAAGACCTTTGCTTGCGCTTGCTTGAAATCCTTGGGATGGATGGGAGTGCAGGTGCCACGGTGAAGCTAATGTTATCCTCAAGAGGCAGTCACGAACATCTGGACATTATGGACAAAGACACGCGGTACCGGAAAAGGCTACATCAGGTCAGACAACATGTGGCATGTTGATCTCTTTGTTCTTACTATGCATTTGCGATCCTTGGCGGCCTTCACGCCATGAGCCCTCGATCGTGGTACTGCCCGGAGCCTGAACGTTCTCGGAGTCATGGCTGGAAAGTGTTCATCCAACGCTAGAATCGCCCATCTATCTTACAAGGACTGATTCCTGTGTCCAAGTCCTGTCGTTTTATATCGTATCATCGTTACGTTCGTACACTCGTCCGAAGTCGCGGTCCTAGAACAGCTTCCTTGCAACCTTGTCTCCTCGGTCTCTGCCTTCTTCCTTCACCAGCAGCTCTCCGCCTCTTCTCTTCAGGTCTTCGCCCATCTGCTCGACACCGCCACCCTTACGAGGTAGGTCCTCCAGCTTGCTTGGTCGAGGATCACTCGTCCAAAATGGATGCTTCAATACGCCCTCGGCACTCAACCTCTTTCTCGGATCCAACATCAGCATCCCAATGAGCAAATCCACACCCACTTCACCAATCGCCCTGAAAGTCGCCTCCCAATAACTCCTCGGCTTCACAGGAATCACAGGCTCAGGCGTGATATACCCCGGCAAAGAAGTCACCCCGGGCCAATTCTGCTCAGTAGGCGTCCCCACTTTCTCCGAAATCAACTTTACCATCCCCAACTCACTCTCCGGCCACGCGCGAAACAACACATCTCTCGCAATCAACTCCGCGAACACACACCCACAACTCCAGATATCCACCGCCCCGCCATAATGCTTCGCCTGGTAGAACAGCTCGGGCGGACGATACCAAATCGTAATCGTCTGACTCGTCATATTCTGATACGGATCCGCAAAACTCCTCGCCAGACCAAAATCCGCCAATTTAATCTCCCCATTACTCGCAATCAACAAGTTGTTCGGCTTAATATCCCGATGCAAAATAAAATTCGCATGACAGAAATGTATTGCGCGTTGTAGCATGAGCATCCAACTCTTGATATCCGCAGGAGTGTAACTGATATTCGTCGTGTCTTGAATCAATTTCAACAAATCGCCTTGGGGTAATTGTTCGAGGACGAGGTTGAGATTCTGGCCTTTGGTGGAGAAGACGGCGTGCAgtttgatgatgttggggTGGTCGAGTTCTTGGAGGAATTTGATTTCGCGGAGGGAGTCGTAGGATATGCCGAAttctttggcttcggcgCCGACTTTGATCTTTTTGATTGCGACGAGTTTGGTGGGGTCGTCGCGTTCGTGGGCGGAGAAGACGTCGGCGTATTGACCTGAGCCGAGCTTTTTGCCTTTTACGTATTTGTTGCGCAGCTCGGCGTCGAGTTGTTCGGCGAGATCAGCTGTTGCTGAAGGAGATGTTGGAGAGTTGGGTCCTGGGGTGGAGTTCTGGGTGCTCGTTGGGGCCGTGTCAGTCAATTTGAGGCGCTTCAGTGGTGGCTCCGGAGGGACATCGAGCGCAGGCGACTTCAGACTGCGCGGCGCGGCCATGGCGAGAAATGCGATCGCGTGTCTATCGTAGCAGCGTTGTTGTCGCGTCGTCCCTCATATGGTGTTCGGCTTTACTTCGGGGTTCGCAGTCCATTCCCGCGTCCGCCGCATACCTTCATGGCCAGCATCGACGACACCCGCATACATCTACTCTAACATCGCAGTCAACATGGCGCTCAAACGGCCTCTCACACTCCTCCAGCTGCCTTCATTATTACGATTGGCCTCAGCGCCAGCCACAACATGCAGGCAATGCCGCTCACTACACGCCTTAAACAAACCACCTCCTCAAATTCCCAAACCGACACCATTCGTTCCTGACGTGTCCACATTTCTCACGCTCATCGGCCGCGGCATGTCCAAACATGAGTCCAAAATCCCATCATGGGAAGCTCTCTTCACACTATCCTCCGAGCAACTCAAAGAATCCGGCCTGGAACCCGCTCGCGCAAGAAGATATCTCCTCTGGTGGCGCGAGCGATTTCGACAAGGCATCTACGGCATGGGCGGTGATGTGAAACACGCGACGAAGGTTGGGGACAAGGTGGCCGCTGAGCTGAGGATAGTAGAAGTGCCCAAGCAGTTCAAGTCTGGGGAGGAGAAGTATGTGACGCCAGCAACTTTGTCGAGAAGTGAGGGCGTTGCGAAGGTGATTTCAAATACACCGCCGCAGGCTCTGAAGGCGCTAGAAGGTGAGGGGAGtcaggagaagaggagtatCATGGATCGGTTGGCGCCTCCCCCGAAGGTTGGCAGGAAGGAGGTCAGTACGGTGAAGGGAACGAAGATTGTGAGGGCGAACACGATCGGCGGCACAGGGATTGAATATCTGAAGGGATATCAGGGAGTTGCTGTGCTGAAAGTCAAGGAAGGCCTATGGGAGCAGAAGAGAGGTCACAAGGTTGATGGTGGCGAGAGGCGGAGAGCAGAAGTGAGGGCGAAGAGAGCCGCTGCTGAGAGGAAGAATGCACGATAGAGGGGTTGGTGGCGGAAAATGCAACAAAACTGTGACAGCCGAGCCCAGCATGCTATAGGGAAGCAATGTACAGTACGCGCGGCATTGGGCCTGCGTGATTATCTCTCAGCCTCCTTACTTGGGATGGGGATGGTACAACTGAACTGATATCGAGGCGACAGGCAGGCGCAACAGAACGCTTGAGCTGAACGTTCTTGTCTAGGCACGTACGGCGACGGACCTGCCACTGCACCTTTCTCTGATCCAGCGCACCTTCGCCACTACTTGAAGCCATTTCATGCTTCCCCCAACCACGAACACTCGCAACATCTCTCCGCATCATTTATCTTCATTAAGCAGCTCGACCCAGAGGCACCAGACACAGCGACCCGCAAAGATCTCAGCGCCTCCTCTCACAGAAGCATCTATTTTCGGAAGCACAACTCTGGCTCGAATATTGGCGCTGGGGCGAGAGGCTGATGGAAACGAAGCTTGGGACATGAGAATTGGAGCATACAGCGCAATGGAGCTGCCATGATACAGTCGTTATTTTGAAGCGACTGGGCAATCCATCTCTTGGCGGTATTCGTATCGTGCATTTGTGGGTGGCAGGCAAGGTGTGCATTGAATGAAGAGCGACCGCTTTGGTATGACGGGATTGCTCTGAGTTGGACTGACCGAGCGAGGAATATACATTTGTTTCTTCTGCGCTACGTGATGAGTGTCTCCCAACTTGTCCACGTGTGGTGACCGGCGCATAGGAGTGAATTTACAAAGACATTCACTTACCCGATGCCATTTTCTGACCTTCTTCCACTGAGAAAAGCCCCGCACACTCATTATGGTCGCACTTACACCCGATACAAGAACATATTTCTCGAGCCACTTCCCAACCTTGTGCAGTCATCCAAGACACAACACTCTCAAGAGGTTTGAACCGAGTCAAGCTCAAGGACTGCCACAAAAAGCATCAGCCAAGATGTTCGGACACGCTTCAATCGTCTCCATCTTTCTGGCCATGTTCCTCGACTTCCCACTGATCCCAGCAAGCAGTACCAAGACTGAAGACTGCCTGGCATTGATCTGCCGTGTCCTTGGTTCAGTCCGTCATCTCTGTTTCTTCATCCCACTGGTCAGTCACGTTTGGGCCTTCTACCGTGCGCTCGAGTCCGTGAGAGCTCGAAAGCGACTCGAGCCAGACAAACACTTCACTTCAACATTTCGGCTCGTTTTGAAAAGCAGCCTGGATGCGGAAGAGGAATGTCCTATTTGCAAGGCAAAGTTTCTCGATCCGGGGGAAAAGCTTACTCCGCTCGCCTTGCCTTGCGGACATATTTGGTGCAAGACGTGTATCGAAGATTACGTTGTCAAGCAGAGGCGAATCGCGGACTGTCCACTCTGCCGACGACCAATATCGCAGCAGTCACTTCGATCGAAGATTGTGAGCTTGCAGATGGCGTTCGCGAGTACTGTCTGGTCCATGTCAATGTTCCAGTGCATCGCGATGCTCTTCGCTGCTGTCTGGATGTTCTTTCGCAATGAAGCAACATCGTTTCCAACGACTCCTCTGCCGATGGGCACGAGGACTATCGGACGTGCTGGAATGGACATGTACTACGTACTTGATTTTGTCAGCGCAGCACTGGATCTTCTGGGAGGGTCGTTGAGTTGGGCTTTGACGTGGTGGATAACTTCACGAAATGGGGAGAGCTGTGGTATTGTGGGGACGACTCAGCGCGTTTTACTCCCTGTTTTGCATTTCATGCTCAGCTTGCTGGCTTATGACAGCGCGATCAAGAATCCTACTCAGCCGGCTACGCTGGTGGATTTGCGGGCTGGTCATTTTGTTCTTATGGTTTTGCCGTGGATTGTGCATGGGCTTGCGCTTCTGGACGGGACATGGGTTGTGTCGGCTTTGAGAATGGAGGATCAGAGGTGGGTGAGGCGGCTTGTGGATATTCTGTTGTAGGCTAGGCGCATGGAGTTGTTCTTGAAGTATCGATGCACATCTTGCGGAGGTGCCTCTTTCGTGTGCGTATCAGGTCATACACGACATTTACAGGCGTCTCTCGTCC from the Cercospora beticola chromosome 9, complete sequence genome contains:
- a CDS encoding mitochondrial 37S ribosomal protein mS41; the encoded protein is MALKRPLTLLQLPSLLRLASAPATTCRQCRSLHALNKPPPQIPKPTPFVPDVSTFLTLIGRGMSKHESKIPSWEALFTLSSEQLKESGLEPARARRYLLWWRERFRQGIYGMGGDVKHATKVGDKVAAELRIVEVPKQFKSGEEKYVTPATLSRSEGVAKVISNTPPQALKALEGEGSQEKRSIMDRLAPPPKVGRKEVSTVKGTKIVRANTIGGTGIEYLKGYQGVAVLKVKEGLWEQKRGHKVDGGERRRAEVRAKRAAAERKNAR